CATAACCTCTTGAAGAGCATAGTCAGAACTACACATTTAACTATCAGTTTTATACAGCAAGAACTGCATGATTTTCATGATCAGTAAACATCAATTGATCATGTATTTTCATGATAAACGAGGGTAGCCTATCCATTTGgcatgtagttagctagctagctaagcacACAACATGCATCAGCTTGCTTCACCAGAGGTTAGGACTTTGAAAAGAGCTTCACTTCGGCAAGTCATTGTCCTGGTAAAGTTGGCAGTCAAGACTACTGTCCTCACCACTATATATGGCAAGCAAATCATGCAATATTTGGATATAGCCATCTAGTTAATCCCCTGAAAGGTAActtgttaactagccatattgatGTGGTCCATGGTCTATCAGCAGAACTCTTGATTAAACAACATTAAAAACAATGTTGAAAAGGGGATAATGTTAGCAAACTTCGCTAGGCCCATGTTAAGTTGGAGAGAAAAAGTACATCAGGTCTACTTACCACTATGTTTAGCCAACGGTACAAAGTTTCTACCGGTAACTGGCAAAGTACACATTATCAGATAACAGTACATCGGCAAATGCTCCCTTCTGCTGCTTGACAGGCAGAGCCCACAAAGGATTGGAAATTAACCGACACCACTCATACTTGTCAAGTACAGTTCTTTTTAAAATGTTCTATCACTCAAATATCCAGCTAATGGTGGAGAGATGTCATGAGTATACCCTCACGTATCTGAAATTACATTATCAatctgtatttattatggatccccattagctgctgccaaggcaggaagctactcttcctggggtccagcaaaatgaaggcagttcatataattttaaaaacattacaatacattcacaacacaccgtgtgccctcaggcccccaCTCCAccactaaatccatgtgtatgtatagtgggtatgttattttgtgtgtgtatgcgcgcaTGTGTCCAGAAggtgttttttttaatcaaattttattgcttgtgtcagttacttgatgtagaatagagttccatgtagtcatggctctatgtagtactgtgtgcctcccatagtctgttctggacttggggactgtgaaaagacctcatggcatgtcttgtgggatatgcatgggtgtccgagccgtttgccagtagtttagacagacagctcggtgcattcaacttgtcaatacctctcataaataaaagtagtgatgaagtcaatctatcctccactttgagccatgagagattgacatgcatattattaatattagctttCTGTGTACATCCAGGGGCCAGCCGTGCggtcctgttctgagccaattgcaattttcctaagtccttttttgtggcacctgaccacacgactgataGTGTTAAGGCAGAGCATCACTTCactatagacagacttctccccattttagctactaCTTCATCAATATGTTtcgaccatgacagtttacaatctagtgttactccaagcagttcagtcatctcaatttccacatgatttattataagatttagttgaggtttagggtttagtgagtgttttgttcgaaatacaatgcttttaattttagaaatatttagggctaacatattccttgccacccactctgaatctaactgcagctctttgttgagtgctgcagtcatttcagtcgctgtagtagctgtcGTGTATATATAGAATACATAGatactctggctttactcaaagtcagtggcattctgttaataaacatttttaaatcaaggggcctaaacagctaccctggggaattcctgattcttactggattatatttgataggcttccattaaagaacaccctctgtgttctgttagacaagtaactctttatccacattacagcagggggtgtaaagccaaaatagatacatttttccaacagcagactatgatcaataatgtcaaaaactgcactgaagtctaatttatgtttactgatcatgaaaagcatgcagttacttgctgtataactgATGACAGAGCTAAATGTGCATAATTGTTTCACATGGAATAATCAGAAATCTGTAGTTGTGACTATGCTCCTCAAGAGGTGATGTTACAACCAAATAGTTAACATTTAATTAACAATCCCTCGAAAATGAAACggttgtcaatggttttagcaGAGCTGGGGGTCTCCTTGCCCCCCAGCAGGCCAATTTAACTCACTACACCTTGTGATGCTATATTGATAACAACCTAATAGAATGCTAAGAACACAATAGTTGGAATGCTTGGAACATAATGGGTTACAGCTctccagagagagaaacactaaggAAAAACAGTATACACTAGTATAAATGCTTAAAACTCTAGTAAAGTGTACTGACTCGTTAGTGGTATGAGGGTCTCATCTGTGGTCTGTAGCCTCCACTTGAGCACGCCCACATCATTGTTCAGAGGGAAGGACTTGTCTGGGTTCTTCAGGCCGAGCACGGAGTCTGTGGTAAAGAGCTTCTTATCCACGTTAGGGTGGGTCTGGACAGTGCAGGGAGGGAAAAAATTGATAGAAACATATTGTTAATGGCTTCACAggtcgcagtggtctaaggcactgcatcacagtgctagctgtgctaccagagactctgggttcgagcccaggttctGTCGCAGTCGGCCgagaccgggaggtccatggggcgacacacaattggcctagtgtcacccgggttagggagggtttggccggtagggatatccttgtctcatcgcgcactagcgactcctgtggcgggccgggcgcagtgcacgctgaccaggtcgctaggtgcacggtgtttcctccgacacattggtgcggctggcttctgggttggatgtgcgctgtgttaagaagcagtgcggcttggttgggttgtgttttggaggtcGCATGActctcaaccttcgtctctcccgagcctgtacgggagttgtagcgatgagacaagacagtaactactaacaattggatactacgaaattggggagaaaaagggggtaaaaataatataaaaaaatattttaaaaacacaTTGTAAATATTCCCATGGCATCATACTGCACCAAAAGCAAATACAACTGTGGTTGTGTGCCATTTTGAATCTTGATTTACACAGGCCAAATCCATGAATGCCTTGACATGTATATCTGTTGTGTTGAGGTAGTGAACCTTTCCCCCTTTGGAACGAATTATGTATTTGTTTGGAACCTACCTGCAGCTGGACTCCCTTCTTGTCACCGTTGTTGATGGTGAGGCGAATGCGTCCGTTCTTGTCGTCGGCCACTCGGAGGGTGATCATACCCAGGACCTCCAGGTTCTgtagccctccatctctcccacagGTCAGGCTGATTTTCTCCTCACAACGCAGGTGCACACTGGGAACCAGGGGGCAGAGGTAAGATACAGTTGAACATATCAACCTGCAGGTGTTTGAGTCCAACTACATTGCAGTCTGGACTGTGTAGAATCACTGATCTACAATCACTTTGCATCCCAAATAACTCTGCATTATGGGATCAAGATGAGCAATTCTGTGCCTCGCCTTGTGCAAACTGATTCCTCAAACACACTGCCTGTAATCAGTGGGATATAATATAAAACCTGGTAAACCTACCTCTCTGTGTTAACTGGTGGAGGCAGGGCTTTGGATGCCTCGGAGGGCCTCTTCCCTGAGCTGGGCATGATGACTTGTCCCTCAGACTTGAGCTTGTCCACAAAGTCatctacctccttccctctggCACTCAGCTTCAGGGCCTTACTGGGACCACTAGCCCTACGGAGGAATACATAGCTCATGAGGCATAGGCCTAACTTTCTGCAATATTAAAAATACATGACAAAACAAGTTTCACAAATTCCATTGAGCATAACCAACCAAGAAATATACTAACAAATACGTCTTACACACAGGATACACTCATCATAACaatcaaaacacctcaaaatcctaatatttttttatatattttttttacctttatttaaccaggcaggtcagttaagaacaaattcttattttcaatgacggcctaggaacagtgggttaactgcctgttcatgggaagaacgacagatttgtaccttgtcaactcgggggtttgaactcgcaaccttccgattactagtccaacgctctaaccactagggtaccctgccgccccatataccGAGGGTAGTACCTGGCAGGGACAGGTGAAGCCTTGGGTTTTTCTGGCTCCATGAGGGTGTCTGTGATGATGGTAGCGTTGCTGCTGCTGGACATGCTGCCGAACCCGCCGGAGAACCCTGGAGACTTCTTCCCTGAACGGTCCGCGTCCCGCCTGGCCTGTTGCAGCTCCTTCGCCTTTCTCCTCATCTCTGCCTTAGCCTCTCGCTCCTGGgtctgagatggagagagaacaaaggagacTTTCGGAATAAAACATGAATGTCTTTTGGACCAAAACCCCTTCATTCAGACTAGTGTTGGATTTAGCAATTCAGCTACATTACAATAATAATGTAAAAATGTTCAGTTCTGCTGCTCCCCTTCATTCAGACTGTTGTTAGACTCAGTAATAACGTAATGTAAATATGTTCATTAGTTCTGCTGCTGCTCTCTTTTCACCTCTCGGACGGCACGGAAAACCTTCTCCTCGTGAGAGTCCATCTCTGTGAATGTTCTGATCTGGGCCAGGTTGACATTCTCCCTGTAGCCCAGCGCCACAATCTCATCAAAGGCAAAGATCAGGTCAAAACAGTGTTCcgagacctccccttcctccagCACCCGACAGTACTCTGGGATCTAAGGAAAAAATATATTTGGTCATTTAGTCATCCATGCTCAACTCATCACAAATTCCTACTGATACTTTTACTCAGCGGCAAACGTTGTATTGGCTCCGCCAAACtaagaaaaacaaaaacagtttAGGCTACTTTAAACTTAGAAACAGTTTGTTTGGGCTACGTGTAACAAACACTGTTTACATAATGTGTGTCCTCTGCCACTTCTAGAAGTATGTGTGGGTGAGACCATGTGTGAGTCAGCGACTGAGGATATTTGTGAAGGTGCGTGCGTGTGAACAGGGCATCTGTGAGAGTATGTCATACCACACGTGAGAAGAGGCGTAGTGTCTCCAGGTCCTCTAGGATGTTGCTGTTCTTGGTGGTGACCAGCACCATGTAGAGCTTCTCCAGGGGCTGGTAAACGTAGCGCACGCTCTCAGTCTCCACAAACGTGTGCTGCTTGCCTGTGTTCATCAGCTTGGGGAAGGCGGCCAGCAGGCCCTCCACGCGCGTCCGGGTCATCTCCACAAACTGCCGTGACACGATGGCCTTGCCCGCCTTGGTGCACACCGCTGCTGCCAACAGCACCTGGGACAAGAAGAAGAGGCCAAAGTTACAGAAAAGCAATGATTGAGTCCATGCATGGATAAGATTCAAGACATGTAGACAAAATATTCAAGTGTTGCTCCTATTCAGCTAATAttacaatatacactgagtgtacaaaacattaggaacaccatatTGAGTTGTTCCCCTTTTGCACGAGAACAGCCTCCATTCATCAGGGCATGACTACAAGTTTCGCTAGTGtcccatagggatgctggcccatgttgactccaatgcttcccacagttgtgtcaagttggctggatgtcctttgggtggtggaccattcttgatacaaacgGGAAAcggttgagcgtgaaaacccagcagcgttgcagttcttgacacaaaccggtgcacctggcacctactaccatatcccgttcaaaggcacttcaatattttgtcttgcccattcaccctctgaatggcacacatacttAATCCTCAATGTCACAAGTCTTCAAAAtccttttttaacctgtctccttcccttaatctacactgattgaagtagatttcACAGGTGACTTCAAtaagatcatagctttcaccttgtCAGTGTCATATTCCTAATGTTTCGTACACTCGGTGTACGGCTTTTGAAGTCAGCTATCACAGTGGTCACTTCTAACAAGACACATGAGATGTCTTGAATTAATGAACGTCAACACCATAAGGGGCAAAAATATCCTGGTTAGGTAACATAGCAGTAGCTGCTCTTTAAGTTCTGAGAGAAAAACAAATGTTATTTTCATTCAACCTCAAAGATTCAGTTAAATGAGCACATTGAAAACATAAAACCAGGTAACACAATCATCTTTTTCAGAGGTAGGCTAATACTAACACAATGAACCACATGCACAAATACGGTTGACCACACGCACAAACAGTCTCAGTTTCCTTTAGTGTGACTGGAAACAGAACACCAAGAAGTTGACTTCAGGTTTTTGTTACTTGTAAAATAGCCTAAATTAATTCTGACAGTAAGTGTTTGTCTGTGGCCTGAATTTGATTTAATGTATTTAAATACATTTGGGAAAGTTCAGCCACACTACCAATTACTAGGCCTAATCTAAAAATCAACCTACCTGTCTCTCTCGTGTTATATAAGGAAGTCTATGACTCCATAACTGTTTGATCATGGAAAAGGTGTCAATGTGTGTCAACTCAAGTCTATTGCTAAATTCCAAACAGCCCCTACTAGACACTTCAGTTGGCCTGAAATGTttggatgtacagtgccttcaggaggtattcacagcccttgactttttccacattttattgtgttacaaggtgaatttaaaaaatggataacattgtttttttttggtcaacagccacacacaatacaccccataatgtcaaagtggattttttttaaagtattcaaaccctttgtaatagcaagcctaaataaggagtacaaatgtgcttaacaagtcacataagttgcatggacctTGCGCAAtattagtgtttaacatgattttttaggactaccacatctctgtacccaacatTCAATTAGCTATAAAAatggtccctcagttgagcagtgaatttcaaaacagagattcaaccacaaagaccagggaggttttccttTGCCTCACAAATGTTGATggctacattttttttttaaaagcaaacattgaagttattaattacactttggatggtgcatcaatacatccaatcactacaaagatacaggtgtccttcctaattCGGTTTCCGGAGAGGGAAAAAAATACACAATGATTTCCCCATGAGgctaatggtgactttaaaacagttacaggaGAAAACTCAAATGTACCAAATACaagaggtgtagaccttaccgtaaaatgtttacttacaaacccttaaggcctgattcacacagtctcctctgaacagctgatgttgagatagatgtgtctgttactttaactctgaagcatttatttgggcaaaACTTCTGacgctggtaactaatgaacttatcctctgcagcagaggttattctgggtcttcctttcctgtggcagtcctcatgagagcccgtTTCATCACAGTTCTTGACGTTTTTTGCGACTTGAAGAAATTTTCAAAGTTCTTgcaattttccagattgactgaccttcatgtcttaaagtaatgatgaccgtcatttctctttgcatatttgagctgttcttgccatgatatggacTTGGGTCTTTTTCCAAATAGGATT
Above is a genomic segment from Oncorhynchus masou masou isolate Uvic2021 chromosome 12, UVic_Omas_1.1, whole genome shotgun sequence containing:
- the arcn1a gene encoding archain 1a, with translation MVLLAAAVCTKAGKAIVSRQFVEMTRTRVEGLLAAFPKLMNTGKQHTFVETESVRYVYQPLEKLYMVLVTTKNSNILEDLETLRLFSRVIPEYCRVLEEGEVSEHCFDLIFAFDEIVALGYRENVNLAQIRTFTEMDSHEEKVFRAVRETQEREAKAEMRRKAKELQQARRDADRSGKKSPGFSGGFGSMSSSSNATIITDTLMEPEKPKASPVPARASGPSKALKLSARGKEVDDFVDKLKSEGQVIMPSSGKRPSEASKALPPPVNTESVHLRCEEKISLTCGRDGGLQNLEVLGMITLRVADDKNGRIRLTINNGDKKGVQLQTHPNVDKKLFTTDSVLGLKNPDKSFPLNNDVGVLKWRLQTTDETLIPLTINCWPSESATGCDVNIEYELQEEALELNDVVISIPIPSGVGAPVIGDLDGEYRHDSRRNVLEWCLPVVDVNNKTGSLEFSVAGQPNDFFPVNVSFVSKGNYCDITVAKVSQVDGEVPVRFSSETSFLVDKYEIL